The following nucleotide sequence is from Candidatus Borkfalkia ceftriaxoniphila.
CAACTCGGTGTATTGAGAGTAAATGCGACTATAAAACAGTCAGCGTAATTTTAGGTCATTCTAATATAAGTACAACTCTCAATCTCTATGTGCATCCGAATTACGAACAGAAAAAGAAGTGCATTGATAAAATGTTTAGAAAGATAAAGAATACTTAAAGCGAAACGGGAAGTTTGATCTTATCAGACTTCCTGTTCTTTTATGAAGAAGAAAGAAGTTTTTGCGTTGAAATTTCTAACATAAATGCGGGAAAATTTAACCAGCCAATGTTTGTCCTATGTGAAAAAATTATGAATTTTTTCAAAAACACCCCAACAAACGGCTTAAAACTTTCCAATAATAGTGAGGGGGTATTTCAAAGTGTCCGAATAAGTATCAAGGCGTGCTTATGGCTTATTGTCTATAGAGGATAAAAAAGTTTTATAAAACCTTGTATTTATTGCGACAACTTTCCAATTATAGTGAAGGAGGTTTAGAAAAACTTTTGTAAAATACCCTAACAAAATGGCTTTAGAATGTCCATATATAGTGAAGGGAGTTTGGAAAAATTCTTGTAAAATACCCCGCCAGACAGTCGGCAACTTTCCAATAATAGTAGAGAGAAGTTTCTCGGCTGTTGCTCATAAAGGGATAACAGAAAAAAACAAACGAAATAAGGAGCGAAAACGATGAAACCAAACACAAGTTAAAGAATTATCAAAGGATAATAACACGAAATCAGCAAGAAAATAGTTAGTTATTCGGCATCAAAAAACAAGCAGGATAAGGATTTTCCAAACTATCGGAAAATCGCAGGTTTGAACAAGTCGGAAACCGACTTTTCTCAAAACGAAAAAAATCACTACCCTAAAACAAAAATTTTGCACTCTTTATGCCTTTGTTCACAGAAAAGAGCTTGACTTCGATAAGTGAATACGATAAAATAATATTGTCGTATAGATACGATAATGTTTAATGAGGAGTTTTGCTATGAATAACGACGAAATTTTAATGAAAGCCCAAAACGGTGAAGGCTTAACGGTTGAAGAAATCAAAGTGTATCAAAGTATTGTAAAACCGATAAAACACGTTTACGGCAAATACGGTACGCTTGCCAAAATCTATTTGCAAGAGCATAATGTCGGAAAATATTGGGTGCTCGGCGGCGATCTTCCCGATTATCTTCACGGAATAGACAGGCAAGCGGAAGAACTTTATTCTGTTATGTACGACAAATTGTCTAAAGATGAAAAATACAAACGGACAGGCAATTATTTAGAAGACGTCAGACGAATAAAAGAAATGCAAGACCGTATTGAAGAAGAAATCTTAAACGAAATCGTTTACGCATAAGGAGTATTGCAACTATGGAACGAAAGGAAGACTCATCAAGACGCATAACCCGCAGGAAGTATGAAGAAAAGCACAAGGAAAGAAGAAAACAAACGAGCGGCAATTTTGGAACGATGATTCCACGTGCCCTATATGATGAAATAAATGAGTTTCTTCGGGTGAACAACATAACGAAAGTTAGGTTAATTGTGGAAGGATACGAAGCGTTAAAGCGAGAACTGAGTAACACAACGCAAAATAAGTAATCTTTCCCCTTCTTAGCGTGTTTGCGTAATAAGATCTAAGGAGATTAAATTACGGAAAACACGATTAAAGAAATAGTATATGATAAGAAAATCGGCAACACGGTTTATACTGTCGTTGTCAAACCAAGCGTAACCGCCAAGACAAATATCTTTGATATCACAAAAAGGATAATAGAAGCCTATGTAGAAGATATGCTGTCGGTTAAATATAACGAACTTGCAGAGTGTTCTCAGAAGGAGTAAACTATGAGAACACAAAATAATATTCAAGAAAAAATCACGGCATTATATTGCAGATTAAGCCGCGATGACGAACAAGAAGGTGATAGTAACAGCATAGTACATCAAAAAGAAATACTAATGAAGTATGCGAAAGAACATAAATTTCGTAATATTGAAACGTTTGTTGATGATGGTTATTCAGGCACGAATTTCAAAAGACCGGATTTTCAACGCCTAATGCAAAAAGTCGAAAACGGAGAAGTCGGGACAATAATCGTAAAAGATATGTCAAGACTCGGAAGAGATTATCTGAAAGTCGGCGTATATACAGAAATCACGTTTCCGGAAGCCGAAGTTAGATTTATTGCCATCAACGACGGGGTGGATAGCAACAGTCAAGTTGATAACGATTTTACGCCATTTCGTAATATTATCAACGAATGGTATGCAAAAGACACAAGTAAGAAGATACGTGCCGTTTTCCGTTCAAAAGGCAATTCAGGAAAACATCTTTGCACCGTTCCGCCTTTTGGGTATATAAAAGATCCGAATGACAAGGATAAATGGATTGTTGACGAAGAAGCGGCAAAAACAGTAAAGGAAATCTTTAATCTTTGTATGCAAGGATTTGGACCAACTCAGATTGCACGTATTCTTAACGAAAGAAAAGTTGAAACGCCCATTTGCCACTATGATAAACTCGGAATAAAACATCCCGCCAAATCTGCTACACCGGAACTGTGGTGTTCTGACACAATAAAAAATATTCTTAGCAACCCACATTATACGGGATGTACAGTAAATTTTCGCACGACTAAAAAATCCTACAAGAACAAAAAGAAATTGTGGAACGATCCATCGAAATGGGTTACCTTTGAAGGAACGCAAGAGGCAATCGTGGATAAGCAAACATACGAAACGGTTCAAAAAATTCGCGAAGGGAGGCGCAGGCCTACCCCGATGGGTGAAATGAATGTGTTTTCGGGTATGGTATATTGCGCTGACTGCGGAAAGAAAATGTATCTTTGTCGTTGTTCTACAATGAAGCAAAAAGAATATTTTAACTGTTCGTCTTATCGCAAACAGAAGAAATCAACCTGTTCTTCTCACCATATAACGGTAGAAGCAATTGAAAAAATTGTTTTGAGTTATTTGAAAAGAGTTTCGGATTTTGTTATCGACCACGAAAAAGAGTTTATTGATGTTGCTATCGAACACTCTCGAATGCTTTCAAAAAAAGAAATCGCAAAGAAAGTGAAACAGGTATCCGAAGCCGAAAACAGAATAAGGACTCTGAATAAAGTAATTCAAAGTCTTTATGAAGATAAGGTTTTAGGAAAGATTTCGGAAGAGCGGTTCATCTTGATGGCTGAAACATATGAACAAGAGCAGTTTACATTAAAAGAAACAATAGCAAACAGTAAGTGCGAAATAGAACGCTACGACGAGATAAACGACAATATAAATAATTTCGTTTCGGTTGTCGTCAAAACGGGAAGGATAAATAAACTTACTCCCGAAATAGTAAGGTTGTTAATAGACAAAATTATTGTTTCCGAAAAGGTAAAAACTGAAAACGGATTCAAAAGAACAGTAACAATATTTTTAACCCACGTAGGCGAAATAGAGTTGCCGTAAAAGACAAGAAAACAGGCGTAAGTTTTTCGCCTACGCCTGTTTCCCTAATGGTGACACCCTTTCCGCCTCTCTTTTTTGCGCACCCCGCAGCTACTCTTTTTTGACAGAAAAACCGTAGGTTCCCAAAGTTTTCCCTGTCGCCACATAACGATTTTGCACGTAAGCGACCAAATCACCGTCGGGAATAAACAGACGCTTATTATCGGATACATATTTTTCGGAAACCGCGACATTGACGATCTCCGCTACAAACATGACGTGCGTCCCCAGTTCGACCGTATTTTTCACGACACATTCCAAAGCAACGGGACTTTCCGCGATCCGGGGAGCGCGCACTTTTTCGCACGCCTCTTTCGTCAAAGAAAACTTATCGAATTTGTCCACCAATCGCCCCGACACTACGCCGCACCCGTCGCACACGGGCAGCAACTCTTTCGTAACCAGATTGACGACAAACTCACCCGTCTTTCTGATCAATTCATAAGAATAGCGGCTGGGGCGCACGGAAATCGAAAGCATCGGCGGCTCGGAATTCACCGTACCCGTCCAGGCAATCGTAACGATATCCGATGCTTCCATATCTCCGCAGGACACCATAACCACCGATACGGGTGCCAGATCCGTAGAGGGTTTAACATTGATTTTCATACCTTTACCTCCGTTTATGTCACACATAGTACTATTCATATTGAAATTATCTATATAATTCCGTCAAAAATGCCATATCTTTTAACTCTTTCCTCAATTTGCGGTATGAAGGGCAAAACTGTTCCACTTCCGCCCAAAAGTCAGCCGAATGGTTGAGAAACTTTAAGTGACAGAGTTCGTGTACCAAAATATATTCACGTAGCGGCGGGCGCAAAAACAGGATGCGCCAATTTATTTTGATCAGGCCGCGGGAATCGCAACTGCCCCACTTCGCTTTAAAATCCCGCACTTGCAGGTCTTCAGGCATAACTCCGATCTTCTTTCCCAGACGGTAAACGTCTTCCTCGATGCAGGAGGAATAATTCTTTTCCAGCCATTTACGAAGATAAGCAATCTCTTTTAAGCAGACAGTATCGGTGCTTTCGGAATTTTTCGCCGCGCCGAGCAACAATTTCTTTTCGGTGCCGCAAATTAAAACCGTTCGATATTCCTTTACCGAAGCAAAGCGTTGACGCGATTGCTCCTGCTCGGCAAGTTTCTTTTGTATCCAGTCGCTGTGTTCGCCTAAAAACCGACAAAGGCTCTCGTTTGAAAAACGCATCGGCACGCGG
It contains:
- a CDS encoding TnpV protein, whose product is MNNDEILMKAQNGEGLTVEEIKVYQSIVKPIKHVYGKYGTLAKIYLQEHNVGKYWVLGGDLPDYLHGIDRQAEELYSVMYDKLSKDEKYKRTGNYLEDVRRIKEMQDRIEEEILNEIVYA
- a CDS encoding recombinase family protein, with protein sequence MRTQNNIQEKITALYCRLSRDDEQEGDSNSIVHQKEILMKYAKEHKFRNIETFVDDGYSGTNFKRPDFQRLMQKVENGEVGTIIVKDMSRLGRDYLKVGVYTEITFPEAEVRFIAINDGVDSNSQVDNDFTPFRNIINEWYAKDTSKKIRAVFRSKGNSGKHLCTVPPFGYIKDPNDKDKWIVDEEAAKTVKEIFNLCMQGFGPTQIARILNERKVETPICHYDKLGIKHPAKSATPELWCSDTIKNILSNPHYTGCTVNFRTTKKSYKNKKKLWNDPSKWVTFEGTQEAIVDKQTYETVQKIREGRRRPTPMGEMNVFSGMVYCADCGKKMYLCRCSTMKQKEYFNCSSYRKQKKSTCSSHHITVEAIEKIVLSYLKRVSDFVIDHEKEFIDVAIEHSRMLSKKEIAKKVKQVSEAENRIRTLNKVIQSLYEDKVLGKISEERFILMAETYEQEQFTLKETIANSKCEIERYDEINDNINNFVSVVVKTGRINKLTPEIVRLLIDKIIVSEKVKTENGFKRTVTIFLTHVGEIELP
- a CDS encoding M48 family metallopeptidase, which encodes MLDFEYTVMRSSRRSLGITVRDGRVIVRVPMRFSNESLCRFLGEHSDWIQKKLAEQEQSRQRFASVKEYRTVLICGTEKKLLLGAAKNSESTDTVCLKEIAYLRKWLEKNYSSCIEEDVYRLGKKIGVMPEDLQVRDFKAKWGSCDSRGLIKINWRILFLRPPLREYILVHELCHLKFLNHSADFWAEVEQFCPSYRKLRKELKDMAFLTELYR
- a CDS encoding flavin reductase family protein, encoding MKINVKPSTDLAPVSVVMVSCGDMEASDIVTIAWTGTVNSEPPMLSISVRPSRYSYELIRKTGEFVVNLVTKELLPVCDGCGVVSGRLVDKFDKFSLTKEACEKVRAPRIAESPVALECVVKNTVELGTHVMFVAEIVNVAVSEKYVSDNKRLFIPDGDLVAYVQNRYVATGKTLGTYGFSVKKE